The nucleotide sequence ACCATTATTTTCAATGCACAGTTTTATTCAGTCAAAAAGATTCTCCCAAAATGTGTCCAATCGATAACGCCCCACACTGGACTTACAGGACATCTTGTACatacaatacaataaaaacGTAACCGATaccaaaattatattgttttcagcaTTAATTTGCACATATACGTTTTGTACACAGCGTGAACATCCAACAGATAAATGTCACTCGACGTATCTTCTACTAGTTCGTGtaaatagatttattaaatgaCACAATTCCACaagaaatttcgaaataaaaacatCGTCGCTATACATATGATACAAAACTAATGtcgtgtaaaaaaatagtattgtatttaaataatgaactatatatgtacatatatatttttccctACTTCTCTTCctcgtattattttataggAGAGAAGTCCCCgacatatttttacattatgtaatatcacatatgtataaatagtctatattatagtaatattaaatatttttttttgcctgTTAATGACTCGAATATTTTGTGACAcgatattatatcacaaatattgttataaatcgCGCTGCTGAATCCCAAAACAtgcttttaaacattttataacttaaaaaactttaaaaggGTATATTTCAGCACAATttgattatatacaatttatggAATAATAGATAACTAAAACCATGATAGCACTTTATCCACGACTAAAAACAAATTGTCTATCAcaagtattaaatttattcgtttaatacttttctctgactcattaattatatatttgttgaaGCGTTTATATGTTTACACGCGTAAAAGTATAGATTCATAAAGGCAGATTATCAGAATATCaagaattttcataaaaatattaattacacttatttatatgtataaattatacaatgtcTTCATGAACAAAGAATAAACGATTGTATTCTTTGAAACTTATTCTTGATTACTCTTGttcatttaaaacaaaaacaagttgttccttttttatatcagtcagttattaaaacattacgTAAAgagtttcatatatataatataatagactTTTCTTCCCGTGTGCATTCCTGCATAGCAGGAAGAATGTGCGACCGCAACAttcatatatctttaaaaaaaaaagtacaattcCCTATTGTCGCCTTAAACACCTAGTGTATACAGCAAGGCGTGAAATGTATATGAtccataaataaatcaaaataaagatacatttCTCGCCCCGTTAAACGAtctagaaaataatattcttcaaGAAATCATACGACGCGCTAATCACACCCCAACTGATGAAGGACCTCATGTAGTTCAAGTGCACGCCCTGGTAAAAGGAAGTCAAGCTTCGATTCCTGGCGACGTACACTTCGCGAGTCACAGCGAGGAATTTCTCAAAGTCGCCGCCTATCTTGGTCTGCATGTGTATCTTGATTACGTTCATCGGATAGAATACCGTGCTGGTGAAGCCGCCGATCAGGGCGCCGCTGACAAAGTTCGTGAACAACGACTCCTGTTCGCCCAGCAACGACTTCGATTGATCCCGCAGCGTGAAGAACATCAGATTGGACAAGCCGTTTCGGTATATGATAGGAACCATACCGCGATAGCACTCGGTCACTCCGTGATTTGTCAGCAGATACCTGAACGCGTGGGGCGTGTTCTTGAACTTGTCGTGATACCGCCAATCCTGCAGCAGCGTCTGCACTCTTTCGAGCGGCATGAGGAGAGCTTCCATCGTCCCGGCTATATTCGCCGCCAGGATTTTGGCCAGCACGACGTTCTCGGTTAACAGACAGAGCCTATGCTTGCAGCCTTCGTACATGCTGAACATCAGACTGAGAGACAGAGTCTTCTGGCAGAGTGGCGGCAAAATTCCACGATACAGCAAGCGTACTCCCTCTCGCGACATTTGCCCGACCGCAGCACCCACAGGTACTCCTTCCAAAATCTATGGAACGCAACGCAGATATGTTTCAACTGAATTTGAGTATCGCGGcgatattcattaattttatttatactgcGTGAATATACCTGtctgaatataattttattaattgggAAAGTGATGGTGACATTGATGACAGCAGCGCCCCAGCCGCAGATGAATTCCTTAACATCATTATCGTTGAGTTTTAAGACTGATTGCAATGGAACCTTTTCTGACGTAATGTTACTCATATTAGTATAATTTCTAGGAGCAATAGATAGATccgagaagaaaaatattcaattgtTCTAGTTCTAAATGTACTTTATCTCCGTCCAATGATACTTGTGGATGTTGCATATTGAGTTAGGCGTTCTCTATctgaaagaataaaaacaatacGGTGAACATCCATGTTTAAACACTGGTTTCCACTTTTCATGTTTATggttatttatgtatttataactttattgtatcaaatgaaataaattaatattcatccTAATTAAGttcatatctatttttattatttatatattattatatctatgtatatcataaggatatattgtatataaattacatcatgtatgtaattttgtcgattattttaatttattttgtataatttatttatgtattattacaatagtgtatatttatgtaattttaatgtaaatagataaatttacatttaagtagctatttttgtttcttagTTCGATTAATGATCGAAAGAAAGCGTTTCGCGTCTAGTGCGAAACACAGTGTACATAAATTgcgattacattatataaccTAATCTTATCACACGTGTCCACGTATCtccatatatttatgtatatttacttttcgGCATTCAACCCATAGCTTTGGGACACTTGCGTCGTTCGGAGGTACGGAGGATAATCGTCTCAACAGTGCCTGAGATCACTTGGCACTCCTTACATCAGGATCTCATCATCACTTGTGTTTTCAATCGCCAACTCCATATCATCTGATATCTCTGGGTCTGACCATCTTTGATTCTGACGTCTGCTGACGTCTCGGATCACCACAGCGACCACAGCTGATCAATGTTCGTCCATAAATATGCTCGACAGACTCAAGAGTGGTATACTCCATGATCCCACCTAGACCAgtttctgattggtcaacgaAAATACCTTGGACTTGCTACACCTGCCTTCTTACATGATACTCCACAACTACGAAAATTCTAGGAAACTTTGTAACAACTTGTAACAGTTAATTTATCTCGaccataattatatatgcataactttaattacaatatgttACTCTTagtgtaaataaaatacaaaaaataaaattaaagttgttataaaagttatgaaGTATTACTTATTCCAcccttctcttcttcctcttctttccaaaaaatcttccgattccaattaattttctaaacacTTTTACTCTCTGCGAAATGATGGCCCAACAATCGTGGACAGTAGTGAGTAGTTACGACTGACGCTGCCGTCTGTCGTCGTGGAACTGAATCCAAAAGTCTATTCGACAAACGACAACAGTGCAGcaagaaaacatttaaaactgcttttatttcacatttgaCGCACTGTGACGCGGAAGATGAACTAGGCTTaagaatttgtaatttatatgtatggattgtatttaatttgtaataaaatttaaataaataatactagaaacatgaaacaatgaatttttataatttattattaccttTCCCTACAATCCTACATCCTTGCGTTCTTACCAGCAAAAAATACaacaaaagttataattatctaaaattccaagaattttctgtatttccaagatttgtcaatttttttaaattttatcaatatagaATTTGCCAACTTTTAAGAGTTCATcaacataaagaattttgtaaattctaaaaattttatcaatttttaagaattttatcaacaaagaattttttaatttttgcgttTATCAACATAAAGAATCTTTCAATTCtagaatttattaacattttaattcttgagGTTCCGTCGCCGACCGTCTCGTCGGCGACGACAGAACCGGCGGCGACAGTCCCATCGCCGCCGGACCTGTCGCCGCCGGttccgtcgtcgccgccggaCCTGTCGCCGCCAGTTCCGTCGTCGCCGCCCGTCCCGTCGCCGCCGGACCTGTCGCCGCTGGTTCCGTCGTCGCCCGTCCCGTCGTCGCCGCTGATCCCGTCATCGCCGATCGTGCCGCTGCTCGTTTCGATGCTGAAGATGATAGACAaggtaatattaatattatatatatttaacagaaAGTAATGACATATTCATGATATATTCCGCCAATAATTTGATTGcgattgcgaaaaatattaccccagccagagtttgaacctggaacctcccgcTATCCGTGCAGGCGTCGTctcaattcgaccactgaggcatgtggtaacatttatcgcaataacaaaCAAACATACCATCttaatcgaaattaataaatatcttctcgttatatataaaaaatttaattcatattatatgtatttagcGTTGATTCTCATTATTCTCGCGCGCGATCAGTGAAGCGACGGCACACTGGCGTATCCCCGAAAATCCcttctgctgctgctgctgctgccgtTGCTGTTGCTGGCTTCAGCGACGACGAGGCTGGTAGCCACCGCTGGCGACATCGGCGGGCACCGCACACCGTTACCCCTACGACTTCCTAGCGGCGAGTCATTCctcgcgacggcgacggcgacgagcCTTCATggcacactctctctctccctgcACGAGAAACAACCGCGTTGTTTTAGTTCTAAATGTACTTTATCTCCGTCCAATGATACTTGTGGATGTTGCATATTGAGTTAGGCGTTCTCTAGAATctgaaagaataaaaacaaaacggTAAACATCCATGTTTAAACAACACTGGTTTAAACACTGGTTTCCACTTTTCATGTTTATgcttatttatgtatttataactttattgtatcaaatgaaataaattaatattcatccTGGTTAAGTTTATATCATACAATAaggatatattgtatataaattacatcatgtatgtaattttgtcgattattttaatttatattttgtataatttatttatgtattattacaatattgtatatgtatgtaattttaatgtaaatagataaatttacatttagcTATTTTCGTTTCTTAGTCCGATTAATGATCGAAAGAAAGCGTTTCGCGTCTAGTGCGAAATACAGTGTATATAAATTgcgattacattatataaccTAATCTTATCACACGTGTCCACGTATCtccatatatttatgtatatttactttttggCATTCAACCCATAGCTTTGGGACACTTGCGTCGTTCGGAGGTACGGAGGATAATCGTCTCAACAGTGCCTGAGATCACTTGGCACTCCTTACATCAGGATCTCATCATCACTTGTGTTTTCAATCGCCAACTCCATATCATCTCTGATATCTCTGGGTCTGACCATCTTTGATTCTGACGTCTGCTGACGTCTCGGATCACCACAGCGACCACAGCTGATCAATGTTCGTCCATAAATATGCTCGACAGACTCAAGAGTGGTATACTCCATGATCCCACCTAGACCAgtttctgattggtcaacgaAAATACCTTGGACTTGCTACACCTGCCTTCTTACATGATACTCCACAACTACGAAAATTCTAGGAAACCTTGTAACAACTTGTAACAGTTAATTTATCTCGaccataattatatatgcttaactttaattacaatatgttactcttaaggccattgcacgtaacaatgttttagtcataatcgtaaggccataagaaaatagaccaatcacactcgattattcttcgagctcaaggagaataatcgactgtaattggtctattttcttacggtcttacgattatgactaaaactttgttacgtgcaatggcctttagtgtaaataaaatacaaaaaataaaattggagttgttataaaagttatgaaGTATTACTTATTCCACccctttcttcttcctcttctttccaaaaaatcttccgattccaattaattttctaaacacTTTTGAAAGTTATACAAATTAGTAATTTTCTAGATAATGCCACTTTTTCACTAATTAAGTTTTCTGATACTATATCGAATTTTTGATGTTAATAAatcagaaattgaaaattcttgatgttaataaatcaaaattgaaaattctttatattgataaatcaagaaattttTGATGTTGCCAAatcagaaattgaaaattctttatgttgataaatcaagaaattttTGATGTTGATAAATCGGAAATTGAAAATTCTTTATGTTGATAACTCAAGAATTGAAATGTt is from Temnothorax longispinosus isolate EJ_2023e chromosome 10, Tlon_JGU_v1, whole genome shotgun sequence and encodes:
- the LOC139820295 gene encoding mitochondrial nicotinamide adenine dinucleotide transporter SLC25A51 — encoded protein: MSNITSEKVPLQSVLKLNDNDVKEFICGWGAAVINVTITFPINKIIFRQILEGVPVGAAVGQMSREGVRLLYRGILPPLCQKTLSLSLMFSMYEGCKHRLCLLTENVVLAKILAANIAGTMEALLMPLERVQTLLQDWRYHDKFKNTPHAFRYLLTNHGVTECYRGMVPIIYRNGLSNLMFFTLRDQSKSLLGEQESLFTNFVSGALIGGFTSTVFYPMNVIKIHMQTKIGGDFEKFLAVTREVYVARNRSLTSFYQGVHLNYMRSFISWGVISASYDFLKNIIF